A stretch of Branchiostoma lanceolatum isolate klBraLanc5 chromosome 14, klBraLanc5.hap2, whole genome shotgun sequence DNA encodes these proteins:
- the LOC136448516 gene encoding uncharacterized protein, whose product MEDFDGRTFFAEYSHFRVENEANDYKLRLGNHSGNIGDGMTKLDRDQPFTTKDHGARQGSHCASVQKTGWWFGNVCLNWANLNGIYKESGEYTGEQNGIFWFPLRLIGYPELHSLKKVTLKLRRLAEPGGTASGKDCAELYDQGKKDSGVYVIGDGVMVYCDMATSGGGWTVIQRRQDGSTDFNLVRGWEEYRRGFGAAHAEYWLGNDNIYDLVGGQTTYKLRIDIEDWNGEKRFAEYGEFKISGPEDNYRLHLAEYSGTAGDGMLNSRKVSNNGLQFSTKDRDNDPNAISNCAKQFKGAWWYSNCGSSNLNGKYYAEEPKTIVHGGIFWQPWKDRYYSFKKVEMKILPASFPDEGEGEPTPTPAPEECKGESGGSNCELKSVQNPVDHKTSGFNQGAWMKDPTGDPDTIYYMNNYYVGSILVYRNLDDFKNDRLRKTIKVSACGTGHAIYNNNFYSTRRHSNKMFKMNLKTGATVERVLENAGSTNTYHYQGKALTDIDFAVDEKGLWVIYATPQNGGRIVVSRLNPEDLSIIQTWNTTYTKRNAANAFMICGVLYTVVRQRGVDYSFNTTTGQEGAPDLPFPTVTSDIRHLSYNHRERKLYAWRAGHQVTYDLEIAGLPDKESLPKLCKGKVCKDCSDAFNYHKQDGVYTIEPEAGVSFQVYCRMVDGAGWTVIQRRQDGSESFFRDWEDYKNGFGNPGNELWLGNEKIHALTKRGVYKLRVDLVDYQGNEGFAEYDLFYMAGEKDQYKLRLGQYSGTAKDSLSNHGNLPFSTKDRDNDGHVTNCAASNKGGWWYDGCYASNLNGRWYPQESHTRHPDGLVWWQWPHWDNNYHFSLKTTEMRIKFQPEAQDTELYVDCDAVKRSGERSSGVFWIRPRDTVEPFPVRCDLQDGDGAWTVIQQRKHTENVNFTRGWEDYKYGFGVISREYWLGNEKIHQLTKEGDFRVKIQVQSFGGLRGSYEYDEFKVAGEDDNYRLTLSGFTGRADSCMERAGSDLNGMAFSTIDRDNDRAGYSCAERLKGGWWYNSCSLLMLNGVIKEYNGHEEYREVTGRGEGLYNVCLQQGPPVSLSTVTIKIQARDRPDVYRDCDHARSDGKTASGVYHIQPRGATAPFSVFCEMEPSGEGWTVIQRRTKEGTVNFTRGWEDYKRGFGDLEDELWLGLENIYALTNQGQYALQIDFKGYTGVSGYTLYSSFKVNNERDSYRLHLAHRLRGTSDCLNTRSTGKNVTGMAFSTFDRDHDLASYNCAEKFRGGWWFNSCSSVILNGVKKYWKTHDQYYKEVRQGLGLYNVCLQQGPPVSLSDVTMKISTFPNSS is encoded by the exons ATGGAGGATTTCGACGGGCGAACGTTCTTCGCCGAATATTCACACTTCCGAGTAGAGAACGAAGCCAACGACTACAAACTTCGGCTGGGAAACCACTCGGGAAACATCGGAGACGGCATGACGAAGCTGGACCGAGATCAACCTTTCACGACGAAGGACCACGGAGCGAGACAGGGCTCTCACTGCGCAAGCGTACAGAAAACTGGCTGGTGGTTTGGCAACGTGTGTCTCAACTGGGCCAACTTGAACGGCATCTACAAAGAAAGCGGGGAATACACGGGAGAGCAAAATGGCATCTTCTGGTTCCCACTCAGATTGATCGGCTACCCTGAACTACACTCTCTGAAAAAGGTGACCTTGAAGTTACGCCGCCTGGCAGAACCTGGAGGAACTGCAAGTGGAAAGGACTGCGCTGAGCTGTACGACCAAGGAAAGAAGGACAGTGGCGTGTACGTCATTGGCGACGGCGTCATGGTTTACTGCGATATGGCGACAAGTGGAGGAGGATGGACGGTGATCCAGAGGCGACAGGACGGCTCTACAGACTTCAATCTTGTAAGAGGTTGGGAGGAATACAGGAGAGGGTTCGGCGCCGCGCATGCGGAGTACTGGCTTGGGAACGACAACATCTACGATCTAGTGGGAGGACAAACAACGTATAAATTACGAATCGACATCGAAGACTGGAATGGCGAAAAACGGTTTGCAGAATACGGAGAATTCAAAATTTCTGGCCCTGAAGACAACTACAGACTCCACCTGGCAGAGTATAGTGGAACTGCAGGAGACGGCATGCTGAACTCACGCAAGGTGAGCAACAACGGGTTGcagttcagcacaaaggacagggacAATGATCCCAACGCTATATCCAACTGTGCAAAACAGTTTAAAGGAGCTTGGTGGTACAGCAATTGCGG ATCATCAAACCTAAACGGTAAATACTACGCAGAAGAGCCAAAAACAATTGTTCACGGGGGCATCTTTTGGCAGCCATGGAAGGATCG ATACTATTCCTTTAAGAAAGTAGAAATGAAGATTCTCCCTGCCAGTTTCCCAGACGAGGGTGAAGGCGAGCCTACTCCAACACCGGCTCCTGAAGAGTGTAAAGGAGAGTCTGGCG GCTCCAACTGTGAGTTAAAGAGTGTGCAGAATCCAGTCGACCATAAGACGTCTGGTTTTAACCAGGGGGCGTGGATGAAGGATCCCACAGGCGACCCTGACACCATCTACTACATGAACAACTACTACGTAGGATCTATTCTGGTTTACAGAAACTTGGACGACTTTAAAAACGACCGTCTACGTAAGACCATCAAAGTGTCTGCCTGTGGTACAGGTCACGCTATATACAACAACAACTTCTATTCGACAAGACGCCACAGCAACAAGATGTTCAAGATGAACCTAAAGACAGGGGCTACGGTGGAAAGGGTGCTTGAAAACGCTGGAAGCACGAACACGTACCACTATCAAGGAAAGGCTCTCACGGACATAGACTTTGCTGTGGACGAGAAAGGATTGTGGGTAATATACGCCACGCCCCAAAATGGCGGCCGTATTGTGGTGAGTCGCCTGAATCCAGAGGACTTGTCAATCATCCAAACGTGGAATACGACGTACACGAAGAGAAATGCTGCCAATGCTTTCATGATATGTGGAGTGCTCTACACGGTCG TTCGGCAACGAGGGGTCGACTACTCCTTTAACACCACGACCGGACAGGAGGGTGCTCCCGACCTGCCGTTCCCTACTGTGACCAGTGACATCAGACATCTGTCGTACAACCATCGGGAACGGAAGCTGTACGCCTGGCGCGCTGGGCACCAGGTCACGTACGACTTAGAAATAGCCGGTCTGCCTGACAAAG AGAGTCTACCAAAACTGTGTAAAGGAAAAGTGTGCAAAG ATTGTTCTGATGCTTTCAATTACcacaaacaagatggcgtctACACAATTGAGCCAGAAGCAGGCGTGTCATTCCAG GTCTACTGCCGTATGGTTGACGGTGCTGGATGGACGGTGATTCAGCGAAGACAGGACGGCTCCGAAAGTTTCTTCCGCGATTGGGAAGACTACAAAAATGGATTCGGAAACCCGGGGAACGAGCTGTGGCTTGGGAACGAGAAGATCCATGCGCTCACCAAACGCGGCGTATACAAACTCCGCGTCGACTTGGTTGATTACCAAGGAAATGAAGGATTTGCAGAGTATGACCTGTTCTACATGGCTGGAGAGAAAGACCAGTACAAACTACGTTTGGGACAGTACAGTGGCACGGCGAAGGATTCCTTaagtaaccatggcaacctaccgttcagcaccaaggacagggacaatgATGGTCACGTGACAAACTGTGCGGCCTCGAATAAAGGAG GATGGTGGTACGATGGTTGCTACGCCTCAAACCTGAACGGACGATGGTACCCGCAAGAGTCGCACACACGGCACCCTGACGGACTGGTGTGGTGGCAGTGGCCGCATTGGGATAACAACTACCATTTCTCACTTAAGACCACGGAGATGAGGATTAAGTTTCAACCAGAGGCTCAAG aTACCGAACTGTACGTAGACTGTGACGCCGTGAAACGCTCAGGAGAGCGGAGTAGCGGAGTGTTCTGGATCCGTCCGCGGGACACAGTCGAGCCCTTCCCCGTCCGCTGCGACTTACAAGACGGTGATGGCGCCTGGACCGTCATCCAACAGCGAAAGCACACCGAAAACGTAAACTTCACACGGGGGTGGGAAGACTACAAGTACGGCTTCGGCGTCATTTCCCGAGAATACTGGCTCGGAAACGAAAAGATACACCAACTCACGAAGGAGGGGGACTTCAGGGTCAAGATCCAAGTTCAATCGTTCGGCGGCCTACGAGGATCGTACGAGTACGATGAATTTAAAGTGGCGGGAGAAGATGACAACTACCGCCTGACGTTGTCTGGATTCACTGGAAGAGCCGATTCGTGCATGGAGCGAGCCGGGAGCGACTTAAAcgggatggcgttcagcaccataGACAGGGACAACGACAGAGCTGGGTACAGTTGTGCGGAGAGGTTGAAAGGAGGGTGGTGGTATAATAGCTGCTCTCTACTGATGCTCAACGGTGTCATTAAGGAATACAATGGTCATGAAGAGTATCGTGAAGTAACAGGGAGAGGGGAGGGTCTGTATAACGTTTGCTTACAACAAGGACCCCCAGTGTCTCTAAGTACAGTCACTATCAAGATACAAGCAAGGGACCGCCCTGATGTGTATCGGGATTGTGACCACGCCCGCAGCGATGGGAAAACAGCCAGCGGCGTCTACCATATTCAACCTCGGGGGGCAACCGCACCTTTCTCCGTCTTCTGCGAGATGGAGCCTTCGGGGGAAGGCTGGACTGTGATCCAACGGCGGACCAAGGAAGGCACGGTGAACTTCACCCGGGGTTGGGAGGACTATAAGAGGGGGTTCGGTGACCTTGAGGACGAGTTGTGGCTCGGGTTGGAAAACATATACGCTCTGACCAACCAGGGCCAGTATGCGCTCCAGATAGATTTCAAGGGCTACACGGGGGTTTCCGGGTACACCTTATATTCCTCCTTCAAGGTGAATAACGAGAGAGACAGCTACCGCTTGCACCTGGCACACAGGCTAAGGGGTACTAGCGATTGTTTGAACACTCGATCCACGGGAAAGAACGTCACGGGAATGGCTTTCTCGACATTTGACCGAGACCACGACTTGGCAAGCTACAACTGTGCAGAAAAGTTCAGAGGTGGCTGGTGGTTTAACAGCTGCTCAAGCGTGATTCTTAACGGTGTAAAGAAGTACTGGAAAACCCACGATCAGTACTACAAGGAAGTTCGCCAAGGTCTTGGGCTGTACAATGTCTGCTTGCAACAGGGTCCACCAGTCTCGCTGTCTGACGTCACCATGAAGATATCTACTTTTCCTAATTCGTCATAG
- the LOC136448706 gene encoding uncharacterized protein: protein MKSTLVLCAAVFIVLGSTAESTAEERFGPMDSTELHYRVRRQGPLAFAQRPVSISAELEDTVIFQCSAESNGEQPTLTWHKDGQRVTSSQTGIFPLANKNLLVLVSRDNLGTYTCQLELGGDVISTNAKLTLKSEEEQVEFLERPQNASVNFAERQVFRCKVTGDNQPTWLKDGSSMFLDGQRVFQHRGDLHITSATVADTGRYTCQVRNGEHTAVVHALLAVNVDTELVCGRPVYKKGPEGFIVGGTEADPGTIPWQAMLWDLRPSRNRHFCGGALVNSQWVVTAAHCIIEAEVTKDDFIVRLGKQVAKRGVFEENERSYTVQEVIVYEGFVHDTYDADLALIRLTERVLYTDYILPVCLPSVGRARRLIRPGSAGTVSGWGRVVEGGPYSNVLKKVLIPRVSQGRCRKAHPQYDVTRNMFCAGRPGGGEDACDGDSGGPFTVFDEDREYLLGVVSWGDGCALAGKFGVYTRLHKFFAWIQATVVEESDQEDAGCVNLGAIANGRVVIDSSATPARARYFCDAGYRLQGTGVRMCESGGRWSDEPPRCTAIQCPPVEAPRNGAVRIPRRGHGDVASYTCDSGYEMKGTRSRVCQYGEWVGNEPRCEPVGCPIPNRPENGQVRFETRTHGSLATYTCTTGYDLAGPHMRECVNGQWTGRQPACEKREVLCPPVQAPANGAVQVSGRQTGDRAMFTCTPGYEIIGPQSILCQDGVWAGDEPICELKEGDFPRDCTDWYEQGEMDPGVYSIQPRDSDDIFSAWCEFEDDGGAWTVIQRRQDGSVDFFRNWQEFKNGSYKLLRDLKFW, encoded by the exons ATGAAGAGCACCCTGGTATTGTGTGCAGCAGTCTTCATTGTTTTGGGGTCAACGGCCGAGAGTACGGCAGAAGAACG CTTCGGTCCTATGGACTCTACGGAACTGCACTACCGAGTGCGCCGCCAGGGGCCGCTCGCCTTTGCCCAGCGCCCTGTCAGTATCTCCGCGGAGCTGGAAGACACTGTTATCTTCCAGTGCTCTGCGGAGTCCAACGGCGAACAGCCAACTTTAACATGGCATAAG GATGGCCAGAGAGTTACTTCCTCCCAGACTGGAATTTTCCCTCTGGCCAATAAGAACCTTTTGGTGCTGGTGTCACGTGACAACCTCGGCACCTACACCTGTCAGCTGGAGTTgggtggtgacgtcatcagtacTAATGCCAAGCTCACTTTGAAATCAG AAGAAGAGCAAGTTGAATTTCTAGAGCGACCTCAGAACGCGTCTGTCAACTTTGCTGAACGTCAGGTTTTCAG GTGTAAGGTCACTGGTGACAATCAACCAACATGGCTGAAGGACGGAAGCTCGATGTTTCTAGACGGACAGCGGGTGTTCCAGCATCGGGGGGACCTGCACATCACCTCCGCCACCGTGGCTGACACGGGCCGATACACCTGTCAGGTCCGGAACGGGGAACACACCGCGGTGGTGCATGCCTTGCTAGCTGTTAACGTGGACACTGAACTGG TTTGCGGTCGCCCCGTGTACAAAAAGGGCCCGGAAGGTTTTATTGTTGGCGGGACGGAGGCTGATCCCGGGACCATCCCGTGGCAGGCCATGCTGTGGGACCTCAGGCCCAGCAGAAACAGGCACTTCTGTGGCGGCGCTTTGGTCAACTCTCAATGGGTCGTCACTGCAGCTCACTGCATTATAGAGGCGGAGGTTACAAAGGACGACTTCATAG TTCGCCTGGGAAAACAAGTGGCTAAGCGCGGGGTTTTCGAGGAGAACGAGCGCTCCTACACAGTACAGGAGGTTATCGTGTACGAGGGATTTGTCCACGACACATACGACGCGGATCTTGCACTTATACGCCTAACAG AGAGGGTACTGTACACAGACTACATCCTGCCCGTATGCTTGCCATCTGTGGGCCGTGCTAGGCGGCTTATCCGACCGGGGTCTGCGGGGACGGTGTCGGGATGGGGCCGTGTGGTGGAAGGGGGACCTTACTCCAATGTACTGAAAAAG GTGCTGATTCCCAGGGTGTCGCAGGGGCGTTGTCGGAAGGCTCACCCACAGTATGACGTCACTAGGAACATGTTCTGCGCAGGTCGGCCCGGAGGGGGAGAGGACGCGTGCGACGGGGACAG TGGAGGTCCTTTCACTGTGTTTGACGAAGACCGTGAGTACTTGCTGGGCGTGGTGAGTTGGGGAGACGGCTGTGCACTGGCGGGAAAGTTCGGAGTGTACACACGACTTCACAAGTTCTTCGCCTGGATACAAGCTACTGTAGTAGAAG AAAGTGACCAGGAAGACGCAGGGTGCGTGAACCTCGGTGCCATCGCAAACGGCAGGGTGGTTATTGACAGCAGCGCCACCCCCGCCCGAGCTCGGTACTTCTGCGACGCTGGCTACCGTTTGCAGGGTACCGGTGTGCGCATGTGCGAATCGGGTGGGCGATGGAGTGATGAACCACCACGATGCACTG CAATACAGTGTCCACCTGTCGAAGCCCCGAGAAACGGTGCCGTACGAATACCGAGGCGAGGACACGGAGACGTGGCCTCGTACACATGCGACTCTGGGTACGAGATGAAGGGAACGAGAAGTCGTGTCTGTCAGTACGGGGAGTGGGTTGGGAACGAGCCCAGATGTGAACCCGTGG GTTGTCCCATTCCAAACCGTCCCGAGAATGGCCAAGTGCGTTTTGAGACCCGAACACACGGCTCCCTAGCGACATATACCTGCACGACAGGGTACGACCTAGCCGGGCCCCACATGCGAGAGTGTGTCAACGGACAGTGGACGGGCAGGCAGCCAGCTTGCGAGAAACGAG AGGTGCTGTGTCCGCCTGTCCAAGCTCCTGCGAACGGCGCGGTTCAAGTGTCGGGGAGGCAAACCGGAGACAGGGCCATGTTTACTTGTACTCCTGGGTACGAGATCATTGGGCCGCAAAGCATTCTGTGTCAAGACGGAGTCTGGGCTGGGGACGAGCCGATTTGTGAGCTCAAAG AAGGCGACTTCCCCCGTGACTGTACCGACTGGTACGAACAGGGAGAGATGGACCCCGGTGTTTACTCCATTCAGCCTCGTGATTCGGACGACATCTTCAGCGCCTGGTGTGAGTTTGAGGACGATGGCGGCGCCTGGACAGTCATCCAGCGGAGACAGGACGGCTCCGTCGACTTCTTCCGCAACTGGCAGGAGTTCAAGAACGGTAGTTACAAGCTACTTCGCGATTTGAA gtTTTGGTGA